From a single Geothermobacter ehrlichii genomic region:
- a CDS encoding iron-sulfur cluster-binding oxidoreductase, with translation MSKLPCGCPGSQVRTVEAKEISNSESTGRLQSELRQWPTQLHLVPPSAPWLQNADLLIAADCVPFAYAEFHRDFIKGKVLVNACPKLDDTSPYIEKLTAMLKQNDIRSLTVTIMEVPCCRGLAMMAQQALQASGKDIPLEVVVIGVDGERRN, from the coding sequence ATGAGCAAACTTCCCTGTGGCTGCCCCGGATCCCAGGTCCGGACCGTTGAAGCGAAAGAAATCTCCAACTCCGAGTCGACCGGCCGTCTGCAGTCCGAACTTCGCCAGTGGCCGACCCAGCTGCACCTGGTGCCGCCGAGCGCCCCCTGGCTGCAGAACGCCGACCTGCTGATCGCCGCCGACTGCGTGCCCTTTGCCTACGCTGAATTCCACCGCGATTTCATCAAAGGCAAGGTGCTGGTCAACGCCTGTCCGAAGCTGGACGACACCAGCCCCTACATCGAAAAGCTGACCGCCATGCTCAAACAGAACGATATCCGTTCGCTGACCGTGACCATCATGGAAGTCCCCTGTTGCCGCGGACTGGCGATGATGGCGCAGCAGGCGCTGCAGGCCTCCGGCAAGGACATTCCGCTCGAGGTGGTGGTGATCGGCGTGGACGGCGAGAGGAGGAACTGA
- a CDS encoding MBL fold metallo-hydrolase, with translation MHLDNLFCIDLDQPALRGFRKFISAWCLQTNGKTLVVDPGPLSTIPHLVTELRRRGIERVDYILLTHIHIDHAGGTGALLREFPGAQVICHPDGVRHMVAPQKLWEGSLKVLGRTAEAYGEIQPVPAENIGFTGKVGTTGIEVHLTPGHAPHHCCYLAGDLLFAGEVAGVRSEVAEGIYMRPATPPRFILKVALDSVQRMIDLQPRRMVFAHYGLVDDALTHLRIGHRQLQLWVRGAAAVAAGGQNDTAAFIDWLLERDEIFRNIDQLDEDLLQREREFIGNSFRGMRDYVAGLSETERQALLAAT, from the coding sequence ATGCACCTCGACAACCTCTTCTGCATCGACCTCGACCAACCCGCCCTGCGTGGCTTTCGCAAGTTCATCAGCGCCTGGTGCCTTCAGACGAACGGCAAGACCCTGGTGGTCGATCCCGGCCCGCTCTCGACCATCCCGCATCTGGTCACGGAACTGCGCCGACGCGGCATCGAGCGGGTCGACTACATTCTGCTGACCCATATCCATATCGATCACGCCGGCGGCACCGGCGCCCTGCTTCGGGAATTCCCCGGAGCGCAGGTGATCTGCCACCCGGACGGGGTGCGGCACATGGTCGCCCCGCAAAAACTCTGGGAAGGGTCACTGAAAGTCCTCGGCAGGACCGCCGAGGCCTACGGTGAGATCCAGCCGGTTCCGGCCGAAAATATCGGTTTTACCGGGAAGGTCGGGACCACCGGGATCGAGGTTCACCTCACTCCCGGACACGCCCCGCACCACTGCTGCTACCTGGCCGGCGACCTGCTGTTCGCCGGCGAGGTTGCCGGGGTACGCAGCGAAGTCGCGGAGGGAATCTACATGCGTCCGGCAACTCCGCCGCGCTTCATCCTGAAGGTCGCCCTCGATTCGGTTCAGCGGATGATCGATCTGCAACCGCGGCGGATGGTCTTCGCCCATTACGGCCTGGTCGATGACGCGCTCACCCATCTGCGTATCGGTCACCGCCAGTTGCAACTCTGGGTCAGGGGAGCGGCCGCCGTCGCCGCCGGCGGACAGAACGATACCGCCGCTTTCATCGACTGGCTGCTGGAGCGGGACGAGATTTTCCGTAATATCGACCAGCTCGACGAGGATCTGCTGCAGCGCGAACGGGAATTCATCGGCAACAGCTTTCGCGGCATGCGCGACTACGTCGCCGGCCTCAGCGAAACCGAGCGACAGGCGCTGCTGGCCGCCACATGA
- the sodC gene encoding superoxide dismutase family protein — MRTKLVIMLAGAFLAVAGSAFAGVIISMNLVDAGGIGQAVGTVTAEQTAYGVVFTPRLHGLEPGKHGLHVHRNPSCEPKEKDGRMVPALAAGGHYDPAGTGHHGPPWGDGHLGDLPVLTVDSNGRAGTPVLAPRLRLEDLQGRSLMIHAGGDNYSDQPEKLGGGGARMACGVVK; from the coding sequence ATGCGGACAAAACTTGTGATCATGCTGGCAGGTGCCTTCCTGGCTGTTGCCGGTAGTGCTTTTGCCGGGGTCATCATTTCGATGAACCTGGTTGATGCCGGCGGGATAGGTCAGGCAGTTGGAACCGTAACCGCCGAGCAGACAGCCTATGGTGTGGTTTTCACTCCGCGGCTGCACGGCCTGGAACCCGGGAAGCATGGTCTTCATGTCCACCGGAATCCGAGCTGTGAGCCGAAGGAAAAAGACGGCCGGATGGTTCCGGCTCTTGCTGCCGGCGGTCATTATGATCCGGCCGGAACTGGTCACCACGGCCCTCCCTGGGGGGATGGCCATCTTGGCGATCTGCCGGTTCTGACTGTTGACAGCAATGGCCGGGCAGGCACCCCGGTACTCGCTCCCCGGCTCAGGCTGGAGGATCTGCAGGGGCGTTCGCTGATGATTCATGCCGGCGGTGACAACTACTCCGACCAGCCGGAGAAACTTGGCGGCGGCGGGGCACGCATGGCGTGCGGGGTGGTGAAGTAG
- a CDS encoding 4Fe-4S binding protein produces MEIRILKKTTVLRPLVQWLFLAWCLFLGVQFSLFVHHYRSFGQTPDYWRPPGVEGFLPIGALVSLKHWLVNGEFDTVHPAALVLLLTFFAMALLAKKSFCSWLCPVGTLEEALWKLGRKLCGRNLVIWRWLDIPLRTLKYALLLFFFKLIIIDMPAAVLRGFLASPYWAVADVRMLDFFIRPSGLSLAIILGLAVLSVFYRNFWCRYLCPYGALLGLLSMLSPLKIRRSELHCIDCGACSRACPAQLPVQHRQVIRSPECTACLNCVSVCPQPGALAVRLSFWQRSLPGWGFALVVLLLFAAGVSTGMLSGHWHSSLTPQDFQRLIPLADRFGH; encoded by the coding sequence ATGGAAATCAGGATTTTAAAAAAAACCACCGTTTTGCGTCCGCTGGTTCAGTGGCTGTTTCTCGCCTGGTGCCTGTTTCTCGGCGTCCAGTTCAGCCTGTTCGTGCATCACTACCGCAGTTTCGGCCAGACGCCCGATTACTGGCGGCCGCCCGGCGTCGAGGGCTTTCTGCCCATTGGTGCCCTGGTGAGTCTCAAGCACTGGCTGGTGAATGGCGAATTCGACACCGTCCACCCGGCTGCGCTGGTGCTGCTGCTGACCTTTTTCGCCATGGCGCTGCTGGCGAAAAAGTCCTTCTGTTCCTGGCTCTGCCCGGTTGGAACCCTGGAGGAGGCGCTCTGGAAGCTGGGGAGAAAACTCTGCGGGCGTAATCTTGTTATCTGGCGCTGGCTCGATATCCCTCTGCGGACCCTGAAATACGCCCTGCTGCTGTTTTTCTTCAAGCTGATCATCATCGACATGCCGGCGGCGGTTTTGCGGGGATTTCTGGCTTCCCCCTACTGGGCGGTGGCCGATGTGCGCATGCTCGATTTTTTCATCAGGCCCTCCGGGCTGAGTCTGGCGATTATCCTGGGACTGGCCGTCCTGTCGGTTTTCTACCGGAATTTCTGGTGCCGCTATCTCTGTCCCTACGGGGCTCTGCTCGGTCTGCTGAGCATGCTCAGCCCGCTCAAGATCCGCCGCAGTGAACTGCACTGCATCGACTGCGGCGCCTGCAGCCGGGCCTGCCCGGCGCAGCTTCCGGTACAGCACAGGCAGGTGATTCGCTCCCCGGAATGTACCGCCTGCCTGAACTGCGTTTCTGTCTGCCCGCAGCCCGGGGCCCTGGCTGTCCGTCTGTCTTTCTGGCAGCGTTCGCTGCCCGGCTGGGGATTCGCCCTGGTTGTTCTGCTGTTGTTTGCCGCAGGCGTGTCCACCGGGATGCTCAGCGGACACTGGCACAGCAGTCTGACTCCGCAGGACTTTCAGCGGCTGATTCCGCTGGCCGATCGGTTTGGGCATTGA
- a CDS encoding tRNA dihydrouridine synthase, with protein MLAPMQGLTNPALRSVIIRQSRPDVVFTEFLRVSPVSRKRFSRRDQKELAAMQEGVPLVVQLVGHGIGPLIEAARIAQDAGARHLNLNLGCPYGRMTTAATGGALLAKPEELAELLPALRRAVDGDLSVKIRCGYNDPGQIFGLLPLIEDAGVDWLILHPRTVVQKYAGAADHAITAEVVRRTRLPVIANGDIRGKDDAERVLKLTGAVGLMIGRAAIADPLIFSRLRGTLPAERTPETRLQELKSFLMELLPLYQQRFCGEKQVLDKIKNVLVFIEDPELAPLVKQLKKSRQLPAFLERLESFQPAG; from the coding sequence ATGCTGGCGCCCATGCAGGGGCTGACCAACCCGGCCCTGCGCTCGGTGATCATCCGCCAGAGCCGCCCGGACGTGGTCTTCACCGAATTCCTGCGCGTCAGTCCCGTCAGCCGCAAACGTTTTTCCCGCCGCGACCAGAAAGAGCTAGCGGCGATGCAGGAAGGCGTGCCGCTGGTGGTGCAGCTGGTCGGGCACGGAATCGGCCCCCTGATCGAGGCCGCGCGTATCGCCCAGGACGCCGGAGCCAGGCATCTCAATCTCAACCTCGGCTGTCCCTACGGCCGCATGACCACCGCCGCCACCGGTGGCGCCCTGCTGGCCAAACCTGAAGAGCTGGCGGAACTGCTGCCGGCCCTGCGCCGGGCCGTCGACGGCGACCTGTCGGTCAAAATCCGCTGCGGCTACAACGACCCGGGGCAGATTTTCGGGCTCCTCCCCCTGATCGAGGATGCCGGCGTCGACTGGCTGATTCTGCACCCGCGCACGGTGGTCCAGAAATACGCCGGCGCCGCCGATCACGCCATCACGGCGGAGGTGGTCCGCCGCACCCGCCTGCCCGTCATCGCCAACGGCGACATCCGGGGAAAGGACGACGCCGAACGGGTCCTGAAGCTGACCGGCGCCGTCGGGCTGATGATCGGACGGGCGGCCATAGCCGATCCCCTCATTTTCAGCCGCCTGCGGGGAACGCTGCCCGCCGAAAGGACTCCGGAAACCCGGCTGCAGGAGCTGAAGAGTTTTTTGATGGAACTGCTGCCCCTCTATCAGCAGCGGTTCTGCGGTGAGAAACAGGTCCTGGACAAGATCAAGAATGTCCTCGTTTTCATCGAGGACCCGGAGCTTGCGCCGCTGGTCAAACAATTGAAAAAAAGCCGGCAGCTGCCGGCTTTTCTCGAGCGACTGGAAAGCTTTCAGCCGGCCGGTTGA
- the ald gene encoding alanine dehydrogenase, translating into MIVGILREIKANENRVCMTPAGVETLREGGHQVLVEKDAGLASGFPDSAYVEAGAEIVAEAAEIYARAEMVMHVKEPQPSEYPLIRPGQIVFTYFHFAASEELTRAMMERRAVCIAYETVTDAHGGLPLLIPMSEVAGRMAAQEAAKYLERAQGGRGLLLGGVAGVPPATILVIGGGTVGTQAALMACGLGAKVYLLDASLPRLRHLDEVMPKNCFPIMSSPATIRELVREADAVIGAVLLRGAKAPKLITRDMLKTMKKGAVLVDVAIDQGGCFETSRPTTHQDPIYEVDGIIHYCVANMPGGVPLTSTLALTNATLPYARKLADKGWQRAVREDGGLRAGLNIIDGQVVCAGVAEAFGLPLAEVNSFLG; encoded by the coding sequence ATGATTGTCGGCATTCTCAGGGAAATCAAGGCGAACGAAAACCGTGTCTGCATGACGCCGGCCGGCGTCGAGACGCTGCGCGAAGGTGGGCACCAGGTGCTGGTCGAAAAGGATGCCGGTTTGGCGTCGGGCTTTCCGGACAGCGCCTATGTCGAGGCCGGGGCGGAGATTGTGGCCGAAGCGGCGGAGATCTACGCCCGGGCCGAGATGGTAATGCACGTCAAGGAACCGCAGCCGTCGGAATATCCGCTGATCCGGCCGGGGCAGATCGTTTTCACCTATTTTCATTTCGCCGCCAGCGAGGAGCTGACGCGGGCGATGATGGAGCGCAGGGCGGTCTGCATCGCCTACGAAACGGTGACCGATGCGCACGGTGGCCTGCCGCTGCTGATACCGATGAGCGAGGTGGCGGGACGCATGGCGGCCCAGGAAGCGGCCAAGTACCTGGAGCGGGCGCAGGGCGGGCGTGGGCTGCTGCTCGGCGGCGTAGCGGGCGTGCCGCCGGCGACCATCCTGGTCATCGGTGGCGGTACCGTCGGCACCCAGGCGGCGCTGATGGCCTGCGGCCTTGGGGCCAAGGTCTATCTACTCGACGCCAGCCTGCCCCGGTTGCGCCACCTGGACGAAGTGATGCCGAAAAATTGCTTTCCCATCATGTCGTCGCCGGCCACCATCCGCGAGCTGGTGCGGGAAGCCGACGCTGTTATCGGAGCGGTGCTGCTGCGCGGCGCCAAGGCGCCCAAGCTGATCACCCGCGACATGCTCAAGACCATGAAAAAGGGGGCCGTGCTGGTCGATGTGGCCATCGACCAGGGAGGCTGTTTCGAGACATCCCGGCCGACAACCCATCAGGATCCCATCTACGAGGTCGACGGCATCATCCACTACTGCGTGGCCAACATGCCGGGCGGAGTGCCGCTGACCTCGACTCTGGCCCTGACCAACGCCACCCTCCCCTACGCCAGGAAACTGGCCGACAAGGGCTGGCAACGCGCCGTACGGGAGGATGGGGGCCTCAGGGCCGGTCTCAATATCATCGACGGGCAGGTTGTCTGCGCCGGGGTGGCTGAAGCTTTCGGCCTGCCCCTGGCCGAGGTCAATTCCTTTCTCGGATGA
- a CDS encoding Lrp/AsnC family transcriptional regulator — protein MSEIELDSIDRAILRALQRNGRLSNVQLAEQVGLSESACLRRVRQLEETGVIDRYVMLVNPQAIDRDGTVFVRITLDGQQAERLAAFETAVRQVSEVMECYLISGDFDYLLRICVSSANDYMRIHEKLTSLPGVLRVQSSFALRTVHRTTELPLDESSPQPANGAGNG, from the coding sequence ATGTCAGAAATCGAACTCGACTCCATAGATCGGGCAATCCTGCGGGCGCTGCAACGCAACGGCCGTCTCAGCAACGTCCAGCTCGCCGAACAGGTCGGCCTGTCGGAATCGGCCTGCCTGCGCCGGGTGCGCCAGCTCGAGGAAACGGGCGTCATCGACCGTTACGTCATGCTGGTCAATCCGCAGGCGATCGACCGCGACGGCACCGTCTTTGTCCGCATCACCCTCGACGGCCAGCAGGCGGAACGCCTGGCCGCCTTCGAAACCGCAGTGCGTCAGGTGTCCGAGGTGATGGAATGCTACCTGATCAGCGGCGACTTCGATTACCTGCTGCGCATCTGCGTCAGCAGCGCCAACGACTACATGCGGATCCACGAAAAGCTGACCAGCCTGCCCGGCGTGCTGCGGGTGCAAAGCTCATTCGCCCTGCGTACCGTGCACCGCACCACGGAACTGCCGCTCGACGAGTCCTCCCCGCAACCTGCAAACGGGGCCGGAAACGGGTAG
- a CDS encoding response regulator transcription factor, whose product MRRILIIDDDPLFLDTLRKSINQDFPALEVITHSNPVAGLRDIGPDIDLLLIDLEMPGMDGSKLLHYAKHRGVDKSRIIVLSGCDAEDLHRIFPMGTCLAVLNKHEARQRQVLRMVLASMQTGGGKTPTGKRAADKNKQRV is encoded by the coding sequence ATGCGGCGCATACTGATTATCGATGACGACCCGCTCTTCCTCGACACTCTCCGGAAAAGCATCAACCAGGATTTCCCGGCCCTCGAGGTCATCACCCACAGCAACCCCGTCGCCGGTCTGCGCGACATCGGCCCCGATATCGACCTGCTTCTGATCGATCTCGAAATGCCTGGAATGGACGGCAGCAAGCTGCTGCACTATGCCAAGCATCGCGGGGTCGACAAGAGCCGGATCATAGTCCTGTCCGGCTGCGACGCCGAAGATTTGCATCGCATCTTTCCCATGGGAACCTGCCTGGCGGTGCTGAACAAGCACGAGGCAAGACAGCGCCAGGTGCTGCGCATGGTGCTGGCCTCGATGCAGACCGGCGGCGGAAAAACACCGACCGGCAAACGCGCCGCCGACAAAAACAAGCAGCGGGTCTGA